Part of the Roseofilum casamattae BLCC-M143 genome is shown below.
ACTCATCAGATTGAGTGCGCTTGACTTCACCTTTATAAGAAATAGTGGTAATAACAACTTTGGGTTTAGCCGGATAAGACACTATCCCAATCACCGAACCACTATTCGGAATATGCTGCCAAGGACTGGTTAATGTCTCCCTTGTCCAGAGCTGATTTCCCATGCCAATGCCAACAAGGGTGCCATCACTCATTGTAGTAATTCCTAAGACCGCACCACTATTCGGAATATGCTGCCAAGGACTGGTTAATGTCTCCCTTGTCCAGAGCTGATTTCCCATGCCAATGCCAACAAGGGTGCCATCACTCATTGTAGTAATTCCTAAGACCGCACCACTATTCGGAATATGCTGCCAAGGA
Proteins encoded:
- a CDS encoding lamin tail domain-containing protein produces the protein PWQHIPNSGAVLGITTMSDGTLVGIGMGNQLWTRETLTSPWQHIPNSGAVLGITTMSDGTLVGIGMGNQLWTRETLTSPWQHIPNSGSVIGIVSYPAKPKVVITTISYKGEVKRTQSDEYIEIANQGNGAADISGWKVTSNGKNQEFVFPAGTSLAGGKSFRVYTNEVHEESGGFSFGSKTAIWNDKGDTGKLFDAEGNEVSSYSYEG